In Candidatus Planktophila sp., one genomic interval encodes:
- a CDS encoding SDR family oxidoreductase has product MTRKYIVTGAASGIGAATVALLKERNEIVFGIDIHNADINADLSTKKGRLDAAAKSIEICGGTIDAVIACAGLVHPIAKTVSVNFFGVSEYLTEILPALTKSSSPRVAITSSMASLMPNSSELVDAMLTLDENKAVAIAQGLVDKGHSEASLIYVSTKRAVSRWVRRESIKPEWAGAGIPLNAVGPGIVETPMVANMIATAQARAAIDTMVPMPLNHYLKPRQVAYLLVWLTSLENTHTTGQTIYIDGGSDVTLRGDDIWS; this is encoded by the coding sequence ATGACCAGAAAATATATTGTGACTGGTGCAGCTTCAGGAATCGGTGCAGCGACCGTTGCTTTATTAAAAGAGCGAAACGAAATCGTTTTTGGCATAGATATTCATAACGCCGATATTAATGCTGATTTAAGTACCAAAAAAGGCCGCTTGGATGCTGCGGCAAAATCAATTGAAATTTGTGGTGGAACAATCGATGCGGTTATCGCATGTGCTGGATTGGTGCATCCAATTGCAAAGACCGTATCGGTTAACTTCTTCGGCGTAAGCGAATATCTGACAGAAATATTACCAGCGTTAACTAAGAGCTCCTCGCCTAGAGTAGCAATTACATCTTCAATGGCATCGCTGATGCCTAACTCATCTGAACTAGTTGATGCCATGTTGACACTCGATGAGAACAAAGCAGTTGCCATTGCTCAGGGCTTAGTTGATAAAGGCCATTCTGAGGCATCCCTGATTTACGTATCTACAAAGCGAGCCGTGAGTCGCTGGGTTCGTCGAGAATCTATTAAGCCAGAGTGGGCAGGAGCAGGAATTCCACTAAATGCTGTCGGCCCTGGAATCGTAGAGACTCCAATGGTTGCCAACATGATTGCAACGGCGCAGGCGCGCGCAGCAATCGACACCATGGTGCCTATGCCATTGAATCACTACTTAAAGCCACGCCAAGTTGCATATCTCTTGGTCTGGCTTACAAGTTTAGAGAATACACATACAACCGGACAGACAATTTATATCGATGGTGGCTCAGATGTCACCTTACGCGGGGACGATATTTGGAGTTAA